Proteins from one Falco naumanni isolate bFalNau1 chromosome 10, bFalNau1.pat, whole genome shotgun sequence genomic window:
- the ZNF335 gene encoding zinc finger protein 335 isoform X4, whose translation MEENAVESSSDAAPQAAREEPSESGLGVGTSEAVSADSSDAASGPGPLSGVDDSGVGQSSDSSGVSLEEVSESSSSTDAIPRIYLPDSSSVAQSTLVSSVSTVSQSIMVSESPQVLVHSSVITDGATIVSDSTASTSSDLGSAIDKIIESTIGPDIIQSCIAVTSAEDGGAETTQYLILQGPDDGAPMVSQMATSALANSLMIEAVADGPTSTCLDQPGPSEPSEQLEVLELPTRPDQAREVDGGEELDQPDMETLEEMMEVVVVQQFKCKMCQYKNVSKKTLINHMKERHFQPVGSALALKKGRPRKGGSAPKTAEEEVPEEEEDDDIMDAGAIDDPEEDSDYNPAEDEPRGRQPKYSRTVPTSSEERPRRRPGRPRKFPRLEDMPQDVPEGGEVEPLVTSQSTPSRELQNSEAASSSCLENGTSESLAEPSISQSDSKNKDPSSNTGPEEADVIPRRRGRPSRRFLGKKYRKYMGRRYYYKSPKPLMRPYLCRICGSRFLTHDDLRFHVNSHEANDPQLFKCLQCNYRSRRWSSLKEHMFNHVGSKPYKCEECNYTSVYKKDVIRHSTVHSRDRKKRADPPPKLNSFPCPVCNRIYPMQKRLTQHMKTHSTEKPHMCDKCGKSFKKRYTFKMHLLTHIQAIANRRFKCEFCDYICEDKKVLLNHQLSHMNDKPYKCSFCKYSTFREDFLVSHMAVKHTGGKPFACEFCHFTTKHKKNLRLHVHCRHADSFEEWAQRHPEEPPCRRRPFFTLQQIEELKQQHSQVQASAEPEATPPGHLGTVTYHAVQAVLDTEPPILSQDSLGGATVIYERGVAGSAELATQTALDLLLNMSTQRELATGSLQVAVVKPDDSGEVRGTCEPQAQEEGAEMDSKEQPQQQQKLVTLHMAEPGETLVQEAYEEATLGGSELQQITIPFGGTTEYSIITPISEEIQAPGTLYSSEEESPAEASHTVVLNEAVMTEVAPKDQNNHYVMSSGIPGSQFHHIEPLSGDAAFPLPAEGQEAQPTGIKWPLVQCVTRQLQKDSSLSPASEGQEISSPKVKWPVLQGMAKKLSCKVSTAKKLSCKISTAKKFSCKICTALFTGRAEMERHKRAHIGPSTFKCPDCPFTAALWPEVRSHMVQHASLRPHKCAHCSFASKNKKDLRRHMLTHTNEKPFSCPICGQRFNRNGHLKFHMQRLHSSEGKRPGVPAAAAQQTIILNSDEDTLATLQMTSSFLHVGGVWFGF comes from the exons ATGGAGGAGAATGCGGTGGAGAGCAGCAGCGACGCGGCTCCGCAGGCAGCGCGGGAGGAGCCCTCCGAGAGCGGCCTGGGCGTCGGGACCTCGGAGGCCGTGTCGGCAGACAGCAGCGACGCCGCCTCGGGCCCCGGCCCGCTTTCCGGGGTGGATGACTCGGGCGTGGGCCAGAGCTCCGACAGCAGCGGGGTCTCCCTG GAAGAGGTGTCGGAGAGTAGCTCAAGCACAGATGCCATTCCCCGGATTTACCTGCCAGATTCATCTTCTGTTGCCCAGTCCACCTTGGTCTCCAGTGTCTCCACTGTGAGCCAGTCCATCATGGTGTCAGAGTCCCCACAAGTCCTGGTTCACTCCAGTGTCATCACTGATGGAGCCACAATTGTGTCAGACTCCACTGCATCCACTTCCTCAGACCTAGGTTCTGCCATTGACAAAATCATTGAGTCCACAATTGGCCCTGACATCATCCAGA GCTGCATCGCTGTGACCAGTGCAGAGGATGGCGGGGCAGAGACTACGCAGTACCTCATTCTGCAAGGCCCGGATGATG GTGCTCCTATGGTGTCCCAGATGGCCACTTCTGCTTTGGCCAATAGCTTGATGATAGAAGCTGTTGCTGATGGACCTACCTCCACGTGCCTTGACCAGCCCGGACCTTCAGAACCTTCTGAGCAGTTGGAAGTGCTGGAGCTACCCACACGGCCAGATCAGGCCCGAGAGGTGGATGGTGGGGAGGAGCTGGACCAGCCAGACATGGAAACCCTGGAAGAGATGATGGAGGTGGTTGTGGTGCAGCAGTTCAAGTGCAAGATGTGTCAGTACAAGAATGTCTCCAAGAAGACGCTAATTAACCACATGAAAGAGCGGCACTTCCAACCAG TGGGTTCAGCTCTGGCTTTGAAGAAAGGACGTCCACGGAAGGGGGGATCTGCTCCAAAGACTGCGGAGGAGGAGGTcccagaagaagaagaagatgaCGATATCATGGATGCTGGTGCTATTGATGACCCTGAAG AGGACAGTGACTATAACCCAGCTGAGGATGAGCCTCGTGGGCGACAGCCCAAGTACAGCCGCACTGTCCCCACATCCAGTGAGGAGAGGCCACGTCGACGCCCAGGGAGACCCCGCAAGTTTCCTCGTCTGGAGGACATGCCCCAGGATGTGCCTGAAG GAGGGGAGGTGGAGCCCTTAGTGACATCCCAAAGCACACCGAGCCGCGAGCTGCAGAACTCTGAAGCAGCCAGTTCCTCGTGCCTGGAGAACGGGACCAGTGAGAgcctggcagagcccagcaTCAGCCAGTCTGACTCCAAGAACAAGGACCCTTCCTCTAACACCGGCCCCGAGGAGGCAGATGTCATCCCCAGGAGGCGAGGGCGGCCCTCCCGCCGCTTCCTGGGCAAGAAATACCGCAAGTACATGGGGCGCAG GTACTACTACAAGTCACCCAAGCCCCTGATGAGGCCCTACCTGTGTCGGATTTGTGGCTCACGTTTCCTCACGCATGATGATCTGCGTTTCCATGTCAACTCACACGAAGCCAATGACCCGCAGCTCTTCAAGTGTCTCCAGTGCAACTACCGCTCCCGGCGCTGGTCCTCCCTCAAG GAACATATGTTCAACCATGTGGGCAGCAAGCCCTACAAGTGTGAGGAGTGTAATTACACCAGTGTGTACAAGAAGGATGTCATCCGGCACTCCACAGTGCACAGCCGGGACAG gaaaaagagagCTGATCCG cccccaaaGCTGAACTCCTTCCCATGCCCTGTATGCAACCGTATCTACCCCATGCAGAAGAGGCTTACCCAGCACATGAAgacacacagcacagagaaaccaCACATGTGTGATAAG TGTGGAAAGTCCTTTAAGAAGCGCTACACCTTCAAGATGCACCTGCTGACACACATCCAGGCCATTGCCAACCGCAG GTTCAAGTGCGAGTTCTGTGACTACATCTGTGAGGACAAGAAGGTCCTGCTGAACCACCAGCTGTCACACATGAACGACAAGCCCTACAAGTGTAGCTTCTGCAAGTACTCCACCTTCCGGGAGGACTTCCTGGTCTCACACATGGCTGTCAAGCACACGG GAGGGAAGCCGTTTGCTTGTGAGTTCTGTCACTTCACCACCAAGCACAAGAAGAACCTGCGCCTCCACGTGCACTGCCGCCATGCTGACTCCTTTGAGGAGTGGGCGCAGAGGCACCCTGAGGAGCCaccctgccgccgccgccccttCTTCACGCTGCAGCAGATTgaggagctgaagcagcagcacagtcagGTGCAGGCCTCGGCTGAGCCAGAGGCCACCCCACCG gGGCATCTTGGCACTGTCACCTACCATGCGGTCCAGGCCGTCCTGGACACGGAGCCCCCCATCCTCTCGCAGGATTCCCTGGGAGGAGCCACCGTCATTTATGAACGAG GTGTGGCTGGATCAGCAGAACTGGCCACGCAGACTGCCCTGGATCTCCTGCTGAACATGAGCACTCAGAGAGAGCTGGCCACGGGCTCACTGCAG gtgGCAGTGGTGAAGCCGGATGATTCAGGAGAGGTTCGGGGCACCTGTGAGCCGCAGGCAcaggaggagggggcagagaTGGACTCTAAGGagcagccgcagcagcagcagaaattggTGACGCTGCAcatggcagagcctggggagaCGCTGGTGCAGGAGGCTTACGAGGAGGCAACCCTGGGTGGCTCGGAGTTGCAGCAGATCACTATCCCCTTTGGCGGGACAACAGAGTACAGTATCATCACACCCATCAGTGAGGAGATTCAGGCTCCAGGCACGCTGTACAG CAGTGAGGAGGAGAGTCCTGCGGAGGCTTCCCACACGGTTGTGCTGAATGAAGCTGTGATGACAGAGGTTGCTCCGAAAGACCAAAACAATCACTATGTCATGTCGTCTGGCATTCCGGGGAGCCAGTTCCATCACATTGAG CCCCTCAGCGGGGATGCTGCCTTTCCCTTGCCTGCGGAAGGCCAGGAGGCACAGCCCACCGGCATCAAATGGCCCCTGGTGCAGTGTGTCACCAGGCAGCTCCAGAAGGACTCATCTTTATCCCCAGCCTCCGAGGGGCAGGAAATCTCATCCCCAAAGGTCAAGTGGCCTGTGCTCCAAGGCATGGCCAAGAAGCTCTCATGCAAGGTTTCCACAGCCAAGAAGCTCTCGTGCAAGATTTCCACAGCCAAAAAGTTTTCATGCAAGATTTGCACAGCCCTGTTCACAGGGAGAGCAGAAATGGAGCGTCACAAGAGAGCCCACATTGGGCCCAGCACCTTCAAGTGTCCCGACTGTCCATTCACTGCAGCCCTCTGGCCAGAGGTTCGG AGCCACATGGTCCAACATGCCAGCCTTCGGCCACACAAGTGTGCCCACTGCAGCTTTGCCTCCAAGAACAAGAAGGACTTGCGCAGGCACATGCTGACACACACCAATGAGAAGCCCTTTTCCTGCCCCATCTGTGGGCAGAG GTTCAACCGTAATGGGCACCTCAAGTTCCACATGCAGCGTTTGCACAGCTCAGAGGGGAAGAGGCCAGGGGTGCCCgcggctgctgcccagcagaccATCATACTGAACAGCGACGAGGACACACTGGCCACCCTGCAGA TGACCTCTAGTTTCCTTCATGTTGGGGGAGTTTGGTTTGGCTTCTGA
- the ZNF335 gene encoding zinc finger protein 335 isoform X6, with protein sequence MEENAVESSSDAAPQAAREEPSESGLGVGTSEAVSADSSDAASGPGPLSGVDDSGVGQSSDSSGVSLEEVSESSSSTDAIPRIYLPDSSSVAQSTLVSSVSTVSQSIMVSESPQVLVHSSVITDGATIVSDSTASTSSDLGSAIDKIIESTIGPDIIQSCIAVTSAEDGGAETTQYLILQGPDDGAPMVSQMATSALANSLMIEAVADGPTSTCLDQPGPSEPSEQLEVLELPTRPDQAREVDGGEELDQPDMETLEEMMEVVVVQQFKCKMCQYKNVSKKTLINHMKERHFQPVGSALALKKGRPRKGGSAPKTAEEEVPEEEEDDDIMDAGAIDDPEEDSDYNPAEDEPRGRQPKYSRTVPTSSEERPRRRPGRPRKFPRLEDMPQDVPEGGEVEPLVTSQSTPSRELQNSEAASSSCLENGTSESLAEPSISQSDSKNKDPSSNTGPEEADVIPRRRGRPSRRFLGKKYRKYYYKSPKPLMRPYLCRICGSRFLTHDDLRFHVNSHEANDPQLFKCLQCNYRSRRWSSLKEHMFNHVGSKPYKCEECNYTSVYKKDVIRHSTVHSRDRKKRADPPPKLNSFPCPVCNRIYPMQKRLTQHMKTHSTEKPHMCDKCGKSFKKRYTFKMHLLTHIQAIANRRFKCEFCDYICEDKKVLLNHQLSHMNDKPYKCSFCKYSTFREDFLVSHMAVKHTGGKPFACEFCHFTTKHKKNLRLHVHCRHADSFEEWAQRHPEEPPCRRRPFFTLQQIEELKQQHSQVQASAEPEATPPGHLGTVTYHAVQAVLDTEPPILSQDSLGGATVIYERGVAGSAELATQTALDLLLNMSTQRELATGSLQVAVVKPDDSGEVRGTCEPQAQEEGAEMDSKEQPQQQQKLVTLHMAEPGETLVQEAYEEATLGGSELQQITIPFGGTTEYSIITPISEEIQAPGTLYSSEEESPAEASHTVVLNEAVMTEVAPKDQNNHYVMSSGIPGSQFHHIEPLSGDAAFPLPAEGQEAQPTGIKWPLVQCVTRQLQKDSSLSPASEGQEISSPKVKWPVLQGMAKKLSCKVSTAKKLSCKISTAKKFSCKICTALFTGRAEMERHKRAHIGPSTFKCPDCPFTAALWPEVRSHMVQHASLRPHKCAHCSFASKNKKDLRRHMLTHTNEKPFSCPICGQRFNRNGHLKFHMQRLHSSEGKRPGVPAAAAQQTIILNSDEDTLATLQTALQSGQAVLAPERLQQALGQEHIIVAQEQSITSQEEAAYIQEITTADGQTVQHLVTSDNQVQYIIAQDGVQHLLPHEYVVVPEGHHIQVQDGQITHIQYEQGSQFLQEPQFQYMPVSPEQQLVTQAQLEAAAHSAVSAVADAAMAQAQGVFTAEATAEIEELQEGIHYDVITLTD encoded by the exons ATGGAGGAGAATGCGGTGGAGAGCAGCAGCGACGCGGCTCCGCAGGCAGCGCGGGAGGAGCCCTCCGAGAGCGGCCTGGGCGTCGGGACCTCGGAGGCCGTGTCGGCAGACAGCAGCGACGCCGCCTCGGGCCCCGGCCCGCTTTCCGGGGTGGATGACTCGGGCGTGGGCCAGAGCTCCGACAGCAGCGGGGTCTCCCTG GAAGAGGTGTCGGAGAGTAGCTCAAGCACAGATGCCATTCCCCGGATTTACCTGCCAGATTCATCTTCTGTTGCCCAGTCCACCTTGGTCTCCAGTGTCTCCACTGTGAGCCAGTCCATCATGGTGTCAGAGTCCCCACAAGTCCTGGTTCACTCCAGTGTCATCACTGATGGAGCCACAATTGTGTCAGACTCCACTGCATCCACTTCCTCAGACCTAGGTTCTGCCATTGACAAAATCATTGAGTCCACAATTGGCCCTGACATCATCCAGA GCTGCATCGCTGTGACCAGTGCAGAGGATGGCGGGGCAGAGACTACGCAGTACCTCATTCTGCAAGGCCCGGATGATG GTGCTCCTATGGTGTCCCAGATGGCCACTTCTGCTTTGGCCAATAGCTTGATGATAGAAGCTGTTGCTGATGGACCTACCTCCACGTGCCTTGACCAGCCCGGACCTTCAGAACCTTCTGAGCAGTTGGAAGTGCTGGAGCTACCCACACGGCCAGATCAGGCCCGAGAGGTGGATGGTGGGGAGGAGCTGGACCAGCCAGACATGGAAACCCTGGAAGAGATGATGGAGGTGGTTGTGGTGCAGCAGTTCAAGTGCAAGATGTGTCAGTACAAGAATGTCTCCAAGAAGACGCTAATTAACCACATGAAAGAGCGGCACTTCCAACCAG TGGGTTCAGCTCTGGCTTTGAAGAAAGGACGTCCACGGAAGGGGGGATCTGCTCCAAAGACTGCGGAGGAGGAGGTcccagaagaagaagaagatgaCGATATCATGGATGCTGGTGCTATTGATGACCCTGAAG AGGACAGTGACTATAACCCAGCTGAGGATGAGCCTCGTGGGCGACAGCCCAAGTACAGCCGCACTGTCCCCACATCCAGTGAGGAGAGGCCACGTCGACGCCCAGGGAGACCCCGCAAGTTTCCTCGTCTGGAGGACATGCCCCAGGATGTGCCTGAAG GAGGGGAGGTGGAGCCCTTAGTGACATCCCAAAGCACACCGAGCCGCGAGCTGCAGAACTCTGAAGCAGCCAGTTCCTCGTGCCTGGAGAACGGGACCAGTGAGAgcctggcagagcccagcaTCAGCCAGTCTGACTCCAAGAACAAGGACCCTTCCTCTAACACCGGCCCCGAGGAGGCAGATGTCATCCCCAGGAGGCGAGGGCGGCCCTCCCGCCGCTTCCTGGGCAAGAAATACCGCAA GTACTACTACAAGTCACCCAAGCCCCTGATGAGGCCCTACCTGTGTCGGATTTGTGGCTCACGTTTCCTCACGCATGATGATCTGCGTTTCCATGTCAACTCACACGAAGCCAATGACCCGCAGCTCTTCAAGTGTCTCCAGTGCAACTACCGCTCCCGGCGCTGGTCCTCCCTCAAG GAACATATGTTCAACCATGTGGGCAGCAAGCCCTACAAGTGTGAGGAGTGTAATTACACCAGTGTGTACAAGAAGGATGTCATCCGGCACTCCACAGTGCACAGCCGGGACAG gaaaaagagagCTGATCCG cccccaaaGCTGAACTCCTTCCCATGCCCTGTATGCAACCGTATCTACCCCATGCAGAAGAGGCTTACCCAGCACATGAAgacacacagcacagagaaaccaCACATGTGTGATAAG TGTGGAAAGTCCTTTAAGAAGCGCTACACCTTCAAGATGCACCTGCTGACACACATCCAGGCCATTGCCAACCGCAG GTTCAAGTGCGAGTTCTGTGACTACATCTGTGAGGACAAGAAGGTCCTGCTGAACCACCAGCTGTCACACATGAACGACAAGCCCTACAAGTGTAGCTTCTGCAAGTACTCCACCTTCCGGGAGGACTTCCTGGTCTCACACATGGCTGTCAAGCACACGG GAGGGAAGCCGTTTGCTTGTGAGTTCTGTCACTTCACCACCAAGCACAAGAAGAACCTGCGCCTCCACGTGCACTGCCGCCATGCTGACTCCTTTGAGGAGTGGGCGCAGAGGCACCCTGAGGAGCCaccctgccgccgccgccccttCTTCACGCTGCAGCAGATTgaggagctgaagcagcagcacagtcagGTGCAGGCCTCGGCTGAGCCAGAGGCCACCCCACCG gGGCATCTTGGCACTGTCACCTACCATGCGGTCCAGGCCGTCCTGGACACGGAGCCCCCCATCCTCTCGCAGGATTCCCTGGGAGGAGCCACCGTCATTTATGAACGAG GTGTGGCTGGATCAGCAGAACTGGCCACGCAGACTGCCCTGGATCTCCTGCTGAACATGAGCACTCAGAGAGAGCTGGCCACGGGCTCACTGCAG gtgGCAGTGGTGAAGCCGGATGATTCAGGAGAGGTTCGGGGCACCTGTGAGCCGCAGGCAcaggaggagggggcagagaTGGACTCTAAGGagcagccgcagcagcagcagaaattggTGACGCTGCAcatggcagagcctggggagaCGCTGGTGCAGGAGGCTTACGAGGAGGCAACCCTGGGTGGCTCGGAGTTGCAGCAGATCACTATCCCCTTTGGCGGGACAACAGAGTACAGTATCATCACACCCATCAGTGAGGAGATTCAGGCTCCAGGCACGCTGTACAG CAGTGAGGAGGAGAGTCCTGCGGAGGCTTCCCACACGGTTGTGCTGAATGAAGCTGTGATGACAGAGGTTGCTCCGAAAGACCAAAACAATCACTATGTCATGTCGTCTGGCATTCCGGGGAGCCAGTTCCATCACATTGAG CCCCTCAGCGGGGATGCTGCCTTTCCCTTGCCTGCGGAAGGCCAGGAGGCACAGCCCACCGGCATCAAATGGCCCCTGGTGCAGTGTGTCACCAGGCAGCTCCAGAAGGACTCATCTTTATCCCCAGCCTCCGAGGGGCAGGAAATCTCATCCCCAAAGGTCAAGTGGCCTGTGCTCCAAGGCATGGCCAAGAAGCTCTCATGCAAGGTTTCCACAGCCAAGAAGCTCTCGTGCAAGATTTCCACAGCCAAAAAGTTTTCATGCAAGATTTGCACAGCCCTGTTCACAGGGAGAGCAGAAATGGAGCGTCACAAGAGAGCCCACATTGGGCCCAGCACCTTCAAGTGTCCCGACTGTCCATTCACTGCAGCCCTCTGGCCAGAGGTTCGG AGCCACATGGTCCAACATGCCAGCCTTCGGCCACACAAGTGTGCCCACTGCAGCTTTGCCTCCAAGAACAAGAAGGACTTGCGCAGGCACATGCTGACACACACCAATGAGAAGCCCTTTTCCTGCCCCATCTGTGGGCAGAG GTTCAACCGTAATGGGCACCTCAAGTTCCACATGCAGCGTTTGCACAGCTCAGAGGGGAAGAGGCCAGGGGTGCCCgcggctgctgcccagcagaccATCATACTGAACAGCGACGAGGACACACTGGCCACCCTGCAGA CGGCTTTGCAGTCTGGCCAGGCGGTGCTGGCTCCCGAGCGGCTGCAGCAGGCTCTAGGGCAGGAACACATCATTGTCGCACAGGAGCAGAGCATCACGAGTCAG GAAGAGGCTGCATACATCCAGGAGATCACAACTGCTGACGGACAGACAGTACAGCACTTAGTGACCTCTGACAACCAG GTTCAGTACATTATTGCCCAGGATGGCGTGCAGCACTTGCTTCCCCACGAGTATGTTGTTGTCCCAGAGGGACATCACATCCAG GTACAGGATGGTCAGATCACGCACATCCAGTATGAGCAGGGCAGCCAGTTCCTCCAGGAACCGCAG TTCCAGTACATGCCTGTCtcacctgagcagcagcttgTCACCCAGGCgcagctggaagcagctgcaCACTCGGCTGTCTCAG CGGTGGCTGATGCTGCGATGGCCCAGGCGCAGGGTGTGTTCACCGCTGAGGCAACAGCTGAGATcgaggagctgcaggaggggatCCACTACGATGTCATCACGCTGACGGACTAG